Proteins encoded together in one Hymenobacter monticola window:
- the secG gene encoding preprotein translocase subunit SecG, which produces MYIALVVLILVVCFLLALVVLAQNPKGGGISSQFSAGGAASMMGVKRTGDLLEKLTWGFAIGLVVLSLGTHMLTGTTAGPVRSVNQQRALETKLPAPAPAPSAPAPGGAAAPAGDASTAPTTAPATPADAPATPAK; this is translated from the coding sequence ATGTATATCGCCCTTGTCGTTCTGATTCTTGTTGTGTGCTTCCTGCTGGCCCTCGTGGTGCTGGCCCAAAACCCCAAGGGCGGTGGCATTTCCAGCCAGTTCAGCGCCGGCGGCGCGGCCAGCATGATGGGCGTGAAGCGCACCGGTGATTTGCTGGAGAAACTGACCTGGGGCTTCGCCATCGGCTTGGTGGTCCTGTCGCTGGGCACGCACATGCTCACCGGCACCACGGCCGGCCCCGTGCGCAGCGTGAACCAGCAGCGCGCGCTCGAAACCAAGCTGCCGGCCCCGGCTCCCGCACCTAGCGCGCCCGCTCCTGGCGGTGCAGCCGCTCCCGCTGGCGACGCTAGCACGGCGCCCACCACGGCTCCGGCTACGCCGGCCGATGCTCCGGCCACTCCTGCCAAATAA
- the groES gene encoding co-chaperone GroES, translating to MALSMKPLADRVIVRAAAAEEKTKSGIIIPDTAKEKPQRGEVVAVGEGKTADSGSLIKPQVAVGDQVLYGKYAGTEITVDGEDLLIMRESDIFAVL from the coding sequence ATGGCACTTAGCATGAAACCGCTGGCCGACCGCGTCATTGTACGCGCCGCCGCCGCCGAGGAGAAAACCAAATCCGGCATCATCATCCCCGATACGGCCAAGGAAAAGCCCCAGCGTGGCGAAGTAGTGGCCGTGGGCGAAGGCAAAACCGCCGACAGCGGCTCGCTCATCAAGCCGCAGGTGGCCGTGGGCGACCAGGTGCTCTACGGCAAGTACGCCGGCACCGAAATCACCGTGGATGGCGAGGACCTGCTCATCATGCGCGAGTCGGACATTTTCGCCGTGCTCTAA